One genomic window of Gemmatimonadales bacterium includes the following:
- a CDS encoding protein kinase → MGVPDGLRDALADRYAIERELGRGGMATVYLAHDLKHDRQVALKVLRPELAAVLGAERFLAEIRVTANLQHPNLLPLFDSGEATAPDGRFLYYVMPYVEGETLRARLERERQLPLDETLRLVTLLGNALAYAHARGVIHRDLKPENILLQSGQPVIADFGIALAVAQAGGPRVTETGLSLGTPHYMSPEQAAAEREIDARSDQYALAAVTYEMLSGEPPHIGPTAQAVIARLMTEPVRSLRATRPGVPLEVEHAVTRALSKSPADRYASVADFVAALTGPARPEPERSRRLAPRWLLLPAAGLAIALAVFGVSRLRPGGYADGAAPSDNLRVVAVLPFRNLSRDTAQQYFSAGMTEEIASQLSRVAALRVLSRAATAPYDTAGDRLRRMSREMGVGSVVDGSVRLAGDRVRIAVELTSVRTGQALWSEQYDRQLSDLFAVQDDVAHKVTTALQARLTPAEAKRVAHAPTSNMAAYQLYLKAQDLSPTQRGGNVARAELLRQAIALDSGFAEAWAQLARNQMFRSVAGERIYTDSGFIAARKAVALDPELADGWFALGDLESVVFKLSDARRAYLKALALNPSHGGAMADLANVYVALGRYDEALDWSLRNQQLAPTQSHGPYHVTLGLMPLDDDSATGQYLLAAERRFPAEPRIQILLAWLDQRRGLNQAALERARRMVRDDPDNTELPPNLAELAVVTAAPDAERLIEPLARQDPEAAGQMFPESLRSLHALTLYRRGDTRRAAGLWRASAAAAHQHLDAGEESYNAPMELAAISAIEGHTDAALEWLERGYRAGWRDARFLNLDPFFASVRREPRYQALVTAMTQDVAEMRKRAAAAHPSLFDRGAARARTG, encoded by the coding sequence ATGGGCGTGCCGGACGGCCTGCGCGATGCCCTCGCCGACCGCTACGCGATCGAGCGCGAACTCGGTCGCGGCGGCATGGCCACCGTCTACCTCGCCCACGACCTCAAGCACGACCGCCAGGTCGCCCTCAAGGTCCTCCGCCCCGAGCTCGCCGCCGTCCTCGGCGCCGAGCGGTTCCTGGCGGAGATCCGTGTCACCGCCAACCTCCAGCACCCCAACCTGCTGCCGCTGTTCGACTCGGGCGAAGCCACCGCCCCCGACGGCCGCTTCCTCTATTACGTCATGCCCTACGTGGAAGGCGAGACGCTCCGCGCCCGGCTCGAGCGCGAGCGCCAGCTCCCGCTTGACGAGACGCTTCGTCTGGTCACCCTGCTCGGCAACGCCCTCGCCTACGCCCACGCCCGCGGCGTGATCCACCGCGACCTCAAGCCGGAGAACATCCTCCTCCAGTCGGGCCAGCCCGTGATCGCCGATTTCGGCATCGCGCTCGCGGTCGCCCAGGCCGGCGGACCTCGGGTCACGGAGACCGGCCTCTCCCTCGGCACCCCGCACTACATGAGCCCCGAGCAGGCCGCCGCCGAGCGGGAGATCGACGCCCGGTCCGACCAGTACGCCCTGGCGGCGGTGACCTACGAGATGCTCTCCGGCGAGCCGCCCCATATCGGCCCCACCGCCCAGGCGGTGATTGCGCGGCTCATGACCGAGCCGGTCCGGAGCCTGCGCGCGACTCGCCCAGGCGTGCCCCTCGAGGTGGAACACGCGGTCACCCGCGCGCTGTCCAAGTCGCCGGCCGACCGGTACGCCTCGGTGGCCGACTTCGTCGCCGCGCTCACCGGCCCCGCCAGGCCAGAACCCGAGCGGTCACGCCGGCTCGCGCCGCGGTGGCTGCTCCTCCCCGCCGCCGGCCTCGCGATCGCGCTGGCGGTATTCGGTGTGAGCCGCCTCCGACCCGGAGGTTACGCGGACGGCGCCGCACCGAGCGACAATCTCCGAGTCGTGGCCGTCCTCCCGTTCCGCAACCTCTCGCGCGACACCGCGCAGCAGTACTTCAGCGCCGGGATGACCGAGGAGATCGCCAGCCAGCTCTCCCGCGTCGCCGCGCTCCGGGTGCTGAGCCGCGCGGCCACGGCGCCGTACGACACGGCGGGCGACCGACTGCGGCGGATGTCGCGCGAGATGGGCGTGGGCAGCGTGGTGGACGGGAGCGTGCGTCTGGCCGGCGACCGGGTCCGCATCGCCGTCGAGCTCACCAGCGTGCGCACCGGCCAGGCGCTCTGGTCGGAACAGTACGACCGCCAGCTCTCCGACCTTTTCGCCGTGCAGGACGACGTCGCCCACAAGGTCACGACGGCGCTCCAGGCTCGGCTCACTCCCGCCGAGGCGAAGCGGGTGGCCCACGCCCCGACCTCGAACATGGCCGCCTACCAGCTCTACCTGAAGGCCCAAGACCTGAGTCCCACCCAGCGCGGCGGGAACGTGGCCCGCGCCGAGCTGCTGCGGCAGGCCATCGCGCTCGACTCGGGATTCGCCGAGGCCTGGGCCCAGCTCGCGCGGAACCAGATGTTCCGGAGCGTGGCGGGCGAGCGGATCTACACCGACTCCGGGTTCATCGCCGCGCGGAAGGCGGTGGCGCTCGACCCCGAGCTGGCCGACGGCTGGTTCGCGCTCGGCGACCTCGAGAGCGTCGTCTTCAAGCTGTCCGACGCCCGGCGCGCCTACCTCAAGGCGCTGGCGCTGAACCCGAGCCACGGCGGCGCCATGGCCGACCTGGCCAATGTCTACGTCGCGCTCGGGCGCTACGATGAAGCGCTCGACTGGTCGCTGCGCAATCAGCAGCTCGCTCCGACCCAGAGCCATGGTCCCTACCACGTCACCCTCGGCCTGATGCCCCTCGACGACGACTCGGCCACCGGCCAATATCTGCTCGCAGCCGAGCGCCGCTTCCCGGCCGAGCCCAGGATCCAGATTCTGCTGGCCTGGCTGGACCAGAGGCGCGGACTCAACCAGGCGGCTCTCGAGCGTGCCCGGCGCATGGTGCGGGATGACCCCGACAATACCGAGCTCCCCCCGAACCTGGCCGAGCTGGCTGTGGTGACAGCAGCCCCCGATGCCGAGCGTCTCATCGAGCCGCTTGCCCGGCAGGATCCCGAGGCCGCCGGGCAGATGTTTCCCGAGTCACTCCGGTCGCTCCATGCCCTGACCCTGTACCGCCGGGGGGACACCCGTCGCGCCGCCGGGCTGTGGCGGGCCTCGGCCGCAGCGGCGCACCAACACCTCGATGCCGGCGAGGAGAGCTACAACGCTCCGATGGAGTTGGCCGCGATCAGCGCCATCGAGGGCCACACCGACGCGGCACTCGAGTGGCTCGAGCGCGGCTACCGGGCCGGATGGAGGGACGCCCGGTTCCTGAATCTCGACCCCTTCTTCGCATCGGTGCGGCGGGAGCCGCGGTACCAGGCCCTGGTCACGGCCATGACGCAGGACGTGGCGGAGATGAGGAAGCGCGCGGCGGCGGCGCATCCCTCGTTGTTCGACCGGGGTGCGGCTCGTGCTCGAACAGGTTGA
- a CDS encoding alpha/beta fold hydrolase produces the protein MPATLEKPAGTAPAVRPFSFEFSDTELEELRRRIKAMRWPEKEAVTDDTQGVQLATIQKLARYWATEHDWRKVEARLKSYPHFITEIDGLDIHFMHIRSKHEKALPLIVTHGWPGSIIEQLKIIEPLTNPTAHGGSAAEAFHLVIPSMPGYGFSGKPTTTGWGPERIARAWATLMERLGYQHYAATGGDWGAIIVDQMGVQAPKGLVGIHTNMAGAIPPEVDAAAFAGAAPPPGLDEEETASFEHVSFFYKHGLGYAQEMGHRPQTLYGLQDSPVALAAWIIDHDIWTYRQIARVFDGVAEGLTRDDICDNITLYWLTGTGVSSTRLYWENKLVFFAPKGVKIPVAVSAFPEEICPCPRKWAEKAYPKLVYYKRHPKGAHFAAWEQPQAIVEDLRAGLKSLR, from the coding sequence ATGCCTGCCACGCTCGAAAAGCCAGCTGGTACCGCCCCGGCGGTCCGGCCGTTCAGCTTTGAGTTCTCCGATACGGAGCTGGAGGAGTTGCGACGGCGCATCAAGGCCATGCGCTGGCCCGAGAAGGAAGCCGTCACGGACGACACCCAGGGCGTCCAGCTCGCCACGATTCAGAAGCTGGCGCGCTACTGGGCGACGGAGCACGACTGGCGCAAGGTCGAGGCAAGGCTCAAGTCCTACCCGCATTTCATCACCGAGATCGACGGGCTCGACATTCATTTCATGCACATTCGTTCGAAGCATGAGAAGGCCCTGCCGCTCATCGTCACCCACGGTTGGCCGGGCTCGATCATCGAGCAGCTCAAGATCATCGAGCCGCTGACCAATCCCACGGCCCACGGCGGGAGCGCTGCTGAGGCGTTTCACCTGGTGATCCCGTCGATGCCGGGCTACGGCTTCTCGGGCAAGCCCACCACGACTGGCTGGGGCCCCGAGCGTATAGCTCGGGCATGGGCGACCTTGATGGAGCGCCTAGGATATCAGCACTACGCCGCGACAGGCGGCGATTGGGGGGCGATCATCGTCGACCAGATGGGGGTGCAGGCCCCGAAGGGGCTGGTCGGCATTCATACGAACATGGCCGGCGCGATTCCGCCCGAAGTCGATGCGGCGGCCTTTGCCGGCGCGGCGCCGCCTCCCGGCCTCGACGAGGAGGAGACGGCGTCCTTCGAACACGTCTCCTTCTTCTACAAGCACGGTCTCGGCTATGCCCAGGAGATGGGGCACCGGCCGCAGACGCTGTATGGGCTCCAGGACTCTCCGGTCGCCCTGGCCGCGTGGATCATCGATCATGACATCTGGACGTACCGACAGATCGCCCGGGTGTTCGACGGCGTCGCCGAGGGCCTGACGCGGGACGATATCTGCGACAACATCACCCTCTACTGGCTGACCGGCACGGGGGTGTCGTCGACTCGCCTGTACTGGGAGAACAAGCTGGTGTTCTTCGCGCCGAAGGGAGTGAAGATTCCGGTCGCGGTGAGCGCGTTCCCGGAGGAGATCTGCCCGTGTCCGCGGAAGTGGGCCGAGAAGGCCTATCCCAAGCTGGTCTACTACAAGCGGCATCCGAAAGGCGCGCACTTCGCCGCCTGGGAGCAGCCGCAGGCGATCGTGGAAGATCTTCGCGCGGGGCTCAAGTCGCTGCGGTAG
- a CDS encoding cytochrome P460 family protein, translating into MGSNGIRTMALATALLGALSGSALSAQDKYSVKVPGGLAFSEFRGYEGWHLISISQNGPAMAAILGNSVMIAAYKAGIPGNGKPFPDGSKMAKIHWIPTKLKTFPAATVPGVQHDADFMVKDSKRFADSGGWGWGAFEYDSATHTFTPADTTAKPPQGHDAKCGFACHTIVKNRDYVFTNYAGR; encoded by the coding sequence ATGGGAAGCAATGGCATCCGCACGATGGCGCTCGCGACTGCACTCCTGGGCGCCCTGAGCGGCAGCGCCCTGTCCGCCCAGGACAAGTACTCCGTGAAGGTGCCGGGTGGCCTCGCGTTTTCCGAGTTCAGGGGGTACGAGGGTTGGCATCTCATCTCGATCAGTCAGAACGGACCCGCGATGGCCGCGATCCTCGGGAATTCCGTCATGATCGCCGCCTACAAGGCCGGCATTCCCGGCAACGGGAAGCCGTTCCCCGACGGCTCCAAGATGGCCAAGATCCACTGGATCCCGACCAAGCTGAAGACCTTCCCCGCCGCCACCGTGCCCGGGGTGCAGCATGACGCGGACTTCATGGTCAAGGACAGCAAACGGTTCGCCGACAGCGGCGGCTGGGGATGGGGCGCGTTCGAGTACGACTCCGCCACCCATACCTTCACGCCCGCCGATACGACCGCCAAGCCCCCGCAGGGGCACGATGCGAAGTGTGGCTTCGCGTGCCACACGATCGTGAAGAACCGGGACTATGTGTTCACGAACTACGCGGGCCGGTGA